The Dehalogenimonas lykanthroporepellens BL-DC-9 genome includes a window with the following:
- a CDS encoding GCN5-related N-acetyltransferase (PFAM: GCN5-related N-acetyltransferase~KEGG: det:DET0457 acetyltransferase) codes for MKVEKATIADAKQIHKLVNSHAEQGQMLARPLSEIYENIRDFFVIKDGDKVLACAALHISWADLAEVKSLAVETERRRQKMGTALVNACLDEAASLGINTVFCLTYQPVFFGTCGFQAVEKKELPHKVWGECYRCPKFPDCDESAMTFHAKVPAGV; via the coding sequence ATGAAAGTAGAAAAGGCCACCATTGCCGACGCCAAGCAAATCCACAAACTGGTAAATTCACACGCCGAGCAGGGGCAGATGCTGGCTCGTCCCCTGTCCGAGATATATGAAAATATCCGCGACTTCTTCGTTATCAAGGATGGCGATAAGGTTCTGGCCTGCGCCGCCCTTCATATAAGCTGGGCTGATTTGGCCGAAGTCAAGTCTCTGGCGGTGGAAACAGAAAGACGACGCCAGAAAATGGGCACCGCCCTGGTTAACGCCTGCCTGGATGAAGCCGCGTCCCTGGGAATCAACACGGTTTTTTGTCTTACATACCAGCCGGTGTTCTTCGGCACTTGCGGTTTCCAGGCTGTTGAAAAAAAGGAACTGCCCCATAAAGTCTGGGGTGAATGCTACCGTTGTCCCAAGTTCCCCGATTGCGATGAATCAGCCATGACCTTCCATGCAAAGGTGCCGGCCGGTGTCTGA
- a CDS encoding ATP-NAD/AcoX kinase (PFAM: ATP-NAD/AcoX kinase~KEGG: deg:DehalGT_0399 ATP-NAD/AcoX kinase), whose amino-acid sequence MKFKRIGIVYHPLNQSALDIAKQIARELTSVAGDHWLCSAWDGPKLKDKIAGTELIITTGGDGTILRAAQAALPLDIPITSVNLGKLGFMTELSADQALEMLPRLIAGEGWDDWRTVLEADYIPHDGRQSQTQNFFAVNDVVVARGGIARIISVDCHIDKVHYATYNGDGVIVASATGSTGYNFAAGGPVMHPQSPDMLLTPILPHLEQSYTLVVPGDKPVSLNVSTNHQATLCIDGHINIDAATGDVIQVRTSHHRLRFLRLSDPDSFYIKTAHKLKGNRN is encoded by the coding sequence ATGAAATTCAAACGTATCGGCATCGTATATCATCCCCTGAACCAGTCAGCACTGGATATCGCCAAACAGATTGCCCGGGAGTTGACGAGTGTCGCCGGTGACCACTGGTTATGCTCAGCCTGGGACGGGCCGAAATTGAAAGATAAAATAGCCGGTACCGAACTCATCATTACCACCGGAGGCGACGGTACCATCCTGAGGGCGGCTCAGGCGGCCCTGCCACTCGATATCCCGATAACCAGTGTCAATCTGGGCAAATTGGGATTCATGACCGAGCTTTCCGCCGACCAGGCCTTGGAAATGTTGCCTCGACTGATAGCCGGCGAGGGTTGGGACGATTGGCGCACCGTGCTCGAAGCCGATTATATTCCTCATGACGGACGGCAGTCCCAAACACAAAACTTCTTTGCCGTCAACGACGTCGTCGTCGCCCGCGGCGGAATTGCCCGGATTATCAGTGTCGATTGCCATATCGACAAAGTACATTATGCCACTTACAATGGTGATGGCGTGATCGTCGCTTCGGCAACCGGTTCCACTGGTTACAACTTTGCCGCCGGGGGACCGGTGATGCATCCTCAATCCCCGGATATGCTCTTGACCCCCATTCTTCCCCACTTGGAACAGAGCTATACACTGGTGGTACCCGGTGACAAGCCTGTCAGTCTGAATGTCAGCACCAATCATCAGGCAACTCTGTGCATTGACGGCCATATCAACATCGATGCGGCCACCGGGGATGTGATACAGGTCCGTACCAGTCATCACCGGCTGAGATTCCTCCGGCTGAGCGACCCTGACTCTTTTTATATCAAAACCGCCCATAAACTGAAAGGTAACCGAAACTGA
- a CDS encoding hypothetical protein (KEGG: deg:DehalGT_0400 hypothetical protein), with product MKIGPGELLLVLAVILLLVGASRMKSVTQEVQRQSKAAKSARPATGGAGNTAARSGIKYPQLQLLGILIILGGAATTVIGYLMSQPDVTFLSLVGIGIAAFGIAFIILARRR from the coding sequence ATGAAAATCGGACCTGGTGAGCTGTTACTGGTCTTGGCCGTCATTCTGCTTCTTGTCGGCGCCAGCCGTATGAAATCGGTAACGCAGGAAGTCCAGCGACAAAGCAAAGCCGCTAAGTCGGCGCGCCCTGCCACCGGCGGAGCAGGTAATACCGCGGCTAGATCGGGTATTAAATATCCTCAACTCCAATTGCTGGGCATCCTGATCATCCTGGGAGGCGCCGCCACCACGGTCATCGGCTACCTGATGAGCCAGCCGGACGTCACCTTTCTGTCACTCGTGGGCATCGGCATTGCCGCTTTCGGTATTGCCTTCATTATCCTCGCCCGTCGCCGTTAG
- a CDS encoding conserved hypothetical protein (KEGG: deh:cbdb_A488 hypothetical protein), producing MERIPIEELKDRAGYDLSVLTFDIEKGLAGRFTAAVGDENPLWLEQAPPSMIPALGFDSIYEILSSADDVAVLHGATDVEFHNPVMIGDTITMVARIASTRERRTSRGLTVFVNFDIAYTNQRGDAVASCRQTALVNRDG from the coding sequence ATGGAACGTATCCCCATCGAGGAATTAAAAGACCGAGCCGGTTACGATTTGTCCGTATTGACTTTTGACATTGAAAAAGGATTGGCGGGCAGGTTCACCGCCGCGGTCGGTGACGAAAATCCGTTATGGCTGGAGCAGGCTCCGCCCTCTATGATACCGGCTCTGGGTTTCGATAGCATATATGAGATTCTGTCTTCCGCGGATGATGTTGCCGTTCTGCACGGGGCTACCGATGTGGAGTTTCACAACCCTGTCATGATTGGTGATACTATAACTATGGTGGCCAGAATAGCATCGACCCGGGAAAGACGCACATCACGGGGCTTGACGGTATTCGTTAATTTCGATATCGCCTATACTAATCAGAGAGGCGACGCTGTGGCATCCTGCCGCCAGACTGCGCTGGTGAATCGGGATGGGTGA
- a CDS encoding MaoC domain protein dehydratase (PFAM: MaoC domain protein dehydratase~KEGG: deb:DehaBAV1_0498 dehydratase) — translation MGERLLFSKICIEQEIPELVKYPTSRQLVMYAGASGDYNPIHYDRAVALARGLPGIVVHGQLVSAWLMQLLTDWLGVSGCVRKFSVGYKAMTFPGEPLTCRGRVTGKSETGDNQITISVWAENPRGEKTVTGTAVVELSS, via the coding sequence ATGGGTGAACGTCTGCTGTTCTCTAAAATCTGTATTGAGCAGGAGATTCCCGAACTGGTCAAGTATCCAACTTCCCGTCAACTGGTGATGTACGCCGGGGCCTCCGGTGATTATAATCCGATTCATTATGACCGGGCTGTAGCCTTGGCTCGAGGATTGCCGGGCATAGTGGTTCATGGCCAGCTTGTCAGCGCCTGGCTGATGCAATTGCTGACTGACTGGCTTGGTGTTTCCGGCTGTGTTCGGAAGTTTTCCGTCGGCTACAAGGCCATGACTTTTCCAGGAGAACCTTTGACCTGCCGTGGCCGGGTAACCGGCAAGTCGGAAACGGGCGACAACCAGATAACGATATCAGTTTGGGCGGAAAATCCGCGCGGCGAAAAAACCGTTACCGGAACTGCTGTTGTTGAGCTTTCCTCATAA
- a CDS encoding peptidase U62 modulator of DNA gyrase (PFAM: peptidase U62 modulator of DNA gyrase~KEGG: det:DET0527 TldD/PmbA family protein), whose protein sequence is MFDIDQASAYLHDRLARYKADHIEIHLEETEATAVSYRGRELETVTRTRDGGGNVRALVNGGWGFVSFNSLEDMDHRIEQAVERARLAGDGNSEFAQVAPVNDKVVIDDEHDPRLVSLDEKKKLLDEYNEAMWSVSGLRTSVIGYGDSFRRTILLNSSGSHISQERADVTLRVNAVAAGDGDVQQSGISLGSRGSFNAVRGLHSQVTETAEKARALVVAPQAKGGEYTVVLDPVLAGVFVHEAFGHLSEADHIYENPQLRDVMVLGREFGGQHLNITDDATLTRLRGGYAFDDEGTPGQKVELIKEGRLNARLHSRETAARMKEAPSGNARSISFRHPPIVRMGNTFIEPGDVTFQQMIGDIEEGIYARNWYGGTTSMEMFTFSAGEAYMIRKGRVEELIRPVVLSGNVFETLKRIDAIGDDLDMNQGGGCGKGGQSPLAVSNGSPHIRIRQCLVGGR, encoded by the coding sequence ATGTTCGACATAGACCAGGCCTCAGCATATCTTCACGACCGATTGGCGCGTTACAAGGCCGACCACATTGAAATCCATCTTGAGGAAACCGAAGCAACTGCCGTATCCTATCGTGGACGTGAACTGGAAACGGTTACCCGTACCCGGGACGGTGGCGGTAATGTCAGAGCTTTGGTCAATGGAGGCTGGGGTTTCGTCAGCTTTAATTCACTGGAGGACATGGATCATCGAATAGAGCAGGCGGTGGAAAGAGCCCGGCTTGCCGGCGATGGCAACAGCGAATTCGCTCAGGTTGCGCCGGTTAACGACAAGGTCGTCATCGATGATGAGCATGACCCTCGTCTGGTAAGTCTGGATGAAAAGAAGAAGCTCCTTGATGAATATAATGAGGCGATGTGGTCGGTATCCGGCCTGCGAACCAGCGTCATCGGTTACGGGGATTCATTTCGCCGCACGATACTCCTGAACTCCTCCGGCAGTCATATCAGTCAGGAACGGGCCGATGTCACTCTGCGGGTCAATGCTGTCGCCGCCGGTGATGGCGATGTTCAGCAGTCCGGTATTTCGCTGGGCAGTCGAGGTTCCTTTAATGCGGTTCGGGGACTTCATTCGCAGGTGACAGAAACTGCGGAAAAGGCCCGGGCGCTGGTAGTCGCTCCTCAGGCGAAGGGCGGTGAATATACCGTGGTTCTGGACCCGGTACTGGCCGGTGTGTTTGTTCACGAAGCATTCGGCCATCTGTCGGAAGCCGATCATATCTACGAAAACCCTCAACTGCGAGATGTAATGGTACTGGGACGCGAATTCGGGGGACAGCATTTGAACATCACAGATGACGCTACTTTGACCCGGTTGCGCGGTGGTTATGCCTTTGACGACGAAGGAACTCCCGGACAGAAGGTTGAACTGATAAAAGAAGGTCGGTTGAACGCGAGATTGCACTCCAGGGAAACAGCCGCCAGAATGAAAGAAGCCCCTTCGGGAAATGCCCGTTCCATTTCCTTCCGTCATCCTCCCATAGTTCGTATGGGTAATACTTTCATCGAACCGGGAGACGTGACTTTTCAGCAGATGATCGGAGATATAGAAGAGGGCATCTATGCCCGTAACTGGTATGGGGGCACCACCTCGATGGAAATGTTTACCTTCTCCGCCGGAGAGGCTTATATGATACGCAAAGGCCGGGTCGAAGAACTCATCCGTCCGGTGGTTCTGTCCGGAAATGTGTTCGAAACGCTCAAGCGCATTGATGCCATCGGGGATGACCTGGACATGAATCAGGGTGGCGGTTGCGGAAAAGGCGGCCAGTCACCGCTGGCTGTTTCCAACGGGTCGCCACACATTCGAATCCGGCAGTGCCTGGTAGGAGGCCGATAA
- a CDS encoding peptidase U62 modulator of DNA gyrase (PFAM: peptidase U62 modulator of DNA gyrase~KEGG: det:DET0526 PmbA/TldD family protein): MDNRMESLLEKASKSAEQADVFIVESEETPVNFEANRLKSLEARQSSSITVRVIKDGRLGLGVSARPDDDDRVLEMALETAAFGQPVGFELPGIQEYPQVPTWDDAVIEVLVADMVDMGQQMIEAVTSRYPDVLCDGGVETARVSVKIMNTRGGFSEYRKTVMGVGLQGSRIRGTDMLFVGDGHDDCNVITGTDEIIANVLTQLERAEKNVGIHSGEMPVIFTPSGVASAFVPALAAALNGKLVMEGASPLAGKLGEQVFDTGFSLVDDPTLPMRPTSRLADDEGIVSRRTPLVNQGRIASFYYDLKTAARAGAVSTGNGSRGRGGAPSPSVSALTVTPGQVSFEDMLAGIQEGLVVEYLMGAEQGNVLGGDFSGNVLLGYKVENGQITGRVKDTVVAGNIYKLLKNITIGSDIRWQGGLFSPSILCPAVSVASR, translated from the coding sequence ATGGACAACAGAATGGAGTCATTGCTGGAAAAAGCCTCAAAATCGGCTGAGCAGGCGGATGTATTTATTGTTGAGAGCGAAGAGACGCCGGTAAATTTCGAAGCCAACCGTTTGAAGAGTTTAGAGGCACGTCAGAGTTCCAGTATTACCGTCCGGGTCATAAAGGACGGTCGCCTGGGTCTGGGCGTCAGTGCCAGACCCGATGATGATGATCGCGTACTGGAAATGGCACTGGAAACAGCGGCTTTCGGTCAGCCGGTGGGTTTCGAGCTACCTGGGATTCAGGAGTATCCTCAGGTGCCGACCTGGGATGACGCGGTAATCGAAGTCCTCGTAGCCGACATGGTGGATATGGGACAACAGATGATCGAGGCGGTGACCAGCCGGTATCCGGATGTTCTGTGTGACGGCGGGGTGGAAACCGCCCGGGTAAGCGTGAAAATCATGAACACTCGAGGCGGTTTCTCTGAATATCGGAAAACCGTCATGGGGGTAGGGCTACAGGGATCCCGGATCAGGGGAACCGATATGCTGTTCGTTGGTGATGGACACGATGACTGCAACGTCATCACCGGAACAGACGAAATTATCGCCAATGTCCTGACTCAGCTGGAAAGAGCGGAAAAAAACGTCGGCATTCATTCTGGCGAAATGCCTGTCATTTTCACTCCCTCCGGGGTGGCCAGCGCCTTCGTTCCGGCTCTGGCCGCGGCTCTCAACGGCAAGCTGGTCATGGAAGGCGCCTCACCACTGGCCGGCAAGCTTGGTGAGCAGGTATTCGATACGGGTTTTTCTCTGGTCGATGACCCGACGCTACCGATGAGACCGACCTCCAGGCTGGCCGATGACGAAGGTATTGTCAGTAGGCGGACACCCCTGGTGAATCAGGGGCGGATAGCTTCTTTTTATTATGATCTTAAAACAGCCGCCCGGGCCGGGGCGGTAAGCACAGGTAACGGTTCCCGTGGACGGGGAGGCGCTCCTTCACCTTCGGTCAGCGCTTTGACGGTTACTCCGGGACAGGTGAGTTTCGAAGATATGCTGGCCGGTATCCAGGAAGGGCTGGTTGTCGAATATCTCATGGGCGCCGAACAGGGTAACGTGCTGGGCGGAGATTTTTCCGGTAACGTTTTACTGGGCTATAAAGTGGAGAACGGGCAGATCACCGGCAGGGTCAAAGATACAGTAGTGGCCGGAAACATATACAAATTACTTAAAAACATCACCATCGGTTCCGATATCCGTTGGCAGGGAGGTTTGTTCTCGCCTTCGATTTTGTGTCCGGCGGTTTCGGTGGCGTCCCGGTAG